GGCCCGTCTCGGCATCGGCGTCGAAGGGCCCGCCGAGGCGGATCTGCTCGGCGCGCCGGACCAGCTCGGCCACGAAGTCGTCCTTGATCGTGTCCTGCACGATCAGCCGGGCACCGGCCGAGCAGACCTGGCCCGAGTGCAGGAAGACCGCCATCAGGGCGTAGTCGATCGCCGTCTCGCGCTGCGCCGGGTCCTGGACGGCGTCGGCGAAGACGATATTGGGGTTCTTGCCGCCGAGCTCGAGAGCGACTTTCTTGACCGTCGCGGCGGCGTTGGCCATCAGCCGTCGTCCGGTGGCGAGACCACCGGTGAAGGAGACCAGGTCGACGCGCGGGTCCTCGCTCAGCGGAGCACCGGCGGTGGGACCCTCGCCGAGCACGAGGTTGCCGACGCCCGCCGGCAGCCCGGCCTCCTCGAGCACCTTCATCAGGTGGATCGCGGTGTGAGGGGTGATCTCGCTCGGCTTGAGCACGAAGGTGTTGCCCGCCGCCAGGCACGGCGCGACCTTCCACGCCACCTGCAGCAGCGGGTAGTTCCACGGCGTGATCAGGCCGCAGACGCCCACCGGCTCGTGCACGATGCGGCTCTTCACTCCCGGGTCGCCGGTGTCGACGACCCGCCCGGCCTCCTCGGTGGCGGTGTGGCCGAAGTGGCGGAAGACGGAGACCACGTCGGCGACGTCGTACTCCCCCTCCACCAGGCGCTTGCCCGTGTCGAGCGACTCCGCGCGCGCGACGAGCGCGGTGTCGCGCTCGAGCAGGTCGGCGACCTTCAGCAGCAGGTCGCCCCGCTCGCGGGCGGGCGTCGCCGCCCACGCGCCGTCGTCGAAGGCCGCGCGCGCTGCCGCGATCGCGGCGCGGGTGTCCTCCGCCCCGGCCTCGTCGACCTCACCGACGCGCTGACCGTCGGCCGGACACAGGATCGTCCGAGTGCCTCCGCCGACTGCCGAGCGCCATTCCCCACCGATGTACAGGCTCTCCATGGCATCAGACAATCCCGGAACCAGGCCCTGGTCAATCCCTCGTGGGCCCTTATCACGCGGTGTCACACTCGGGACATCCCCGGGGTCCTAGAGGTATGAGCCTCGAGAATCAGGAGATCCCCATGAACAAGCAGGACCACGTGGTGGTCGTCGGCGGTGGGTACGCCGGCGTGATGGCCGCCAACCGGCTGACCAAGCGGGACGACATCGCGATCACCCTGGTCAACGCTCGCGACCACTTCGTCGAGCGCATCCGGCTGCACCAGCTCGCCGCCGGCAACGACGACGCGGTCGCCGACTACGCCGACGTGCTCAGCCCGCGGGTGCGCCTGGTCGTCGGCACCGTGTCGGCCATCTCGGCGGCTGCGCGGACGGTCGTGCTCAAGGACGGGCAGGAGGTGGCGTACGACTATCTGGTCTATGCCGTCGGCAGCACCGGGACGATGCAGGCGGCCGGCGCCGCGGAGCACGCCTACGGGGTCGCGAGCTTCGAGGAGGCGACCCGGCTGCGCGCGGTGCTGGACGCGACGCCCACGCAGGCGCCGGTGGTCGTGGTCGGCGGCGGCCCGACCGGGATCGAGGTGGCCTCCGAGCTCGCCGAGCTGGGGCGCAACGTCTCCATGGTCTGCGGCGACGGGCTGGGCCCGTGGTTGCACGAGAAGGGACGGGCCGACGCCGATCGTGCGCTACGCGGTCTCGGGGTCGGCATCATCGAGGGAGCCCGGGTGAGCGAGGTGCTCGAGGGCCGCGTACGCCTCGACGACGGTCGCGAGCTGGCCAGCGCGGTGACGATCTGGACCGCCGGGTTCACCACGCCGGACCTCGCGCGAGCGAGCGGTCTGTCGACCGACGATCTCGGCCGGCTGGTCACCGACGAGACCCTGACCAGCCTCGACGACGACCGGATCATCGCCACAGGTGATGCCTCGGCCCCCTCCGGGGATCCGTACCGGATGAGCTGCCAGGCTGCCAACCAGCTCGGACCGCTCGCCGCGGAGACCGTGCTCTCCCGCCTCGCGGGCCACCGGCCCGAGCCGATCAGCATCAGCTTCGTGGGTCAGTGCATCAGCATCGGCCGCGGGCTCGGCCTGCTGAACTTCGCTCGCCGCGACGACTCGGCCGTGCGTGCCCGCATCCACGGCGCGCCCGCGGCGAAGATCAAGGAGCTGGTCTGCCGCAGCACGGTCTGGGCCCTCTCGATGGAGGCACGCCACCCCGGCTTCACGCCCAAGGTCACCGACAGGTCGCGCGCCGGCCGGGTGCGGGCGAGCGAGGCCGCGCCGCTGGCATCGGTCGGGCGAGCGTAGCGCCGCTCGGGCGGGGTGGATGTCACGGGTGGATGTCACGGTCGTGGGCGCTGTCTCGTCCTGGGGCCATGATGATGTTCGAAGGAGGACGACCGTGACACCTGAGACCGAGCTCGAGTTCGAGGAGCTGCGACCGCTGCTCTTCTCGATCGCCTACCGCATCCTCGGCAGCGTCAGCGAGGCTGAGGACGCGGTGCAGGAGACGTGGCTGCGGCTCGCGGCTGCGGGCACCCAGCCCGACTCGCTGAAGGCCTATCTCTCCACCGTGGTCACCCGCATCTCGATCGACGTGCTCCGCTCCGCGCGGATGCGGCGCGAGACGTACGTCGGGCCCTGGTTCCCCGAACCGCTGCCGACCGACTCCCACGGCGGTGAGCGTGAGGACGTCTACGGCAGCCCGGAGCGTGCGAGCGAGCTCGCCGACTCGGTCTCGATGGCCGCGCTGATGCTCCTCGAGCGCCTCAGCCCGCTCGAGCGCGCGGTCTTCGTGCTGCGCGAGGTCTTCCACTTCGGCTTCGCCGACATCGCCACCGCTGTCGACCGCTCGGAGGCCGCCTGCCGTCAGCTCGCCTCGCGGGCCCGCCGTCACATGGACGACGGCAAGACGCGGTTCGAGGCCGACCGGCGCAAGCGTGCCGAGCTGGCCGACCGCTTCTTCGAGGCGTTGCGCGACGGCGACCTCGACGACCTGCGGGCCCTGCTCGCCGCCGACGTCGAGACCGTCAACGACGGTGGCGGCGTCGCCGGCGGCGTCGGCGGCCGGTTCGGCGCGGAGAAGGCCGCCCGCATCCTGATCACCGCGGTGCCACCCCTGCTCGCCATCGGCGCCCGGCTCGAGCAGCGCGAGCTCAACGGCGAGCCGGGCGCGATCCTCCGCGACGCCGACGGCTCCGTGCTCGGCACCTGGACCCTCGACATCCTCGACGGCCAGATCCAGCGGATCCGCTCGGTCACCAACCCCGACAAGCTCGGCCATCTCGGTCCGGTGGCAGACCTGAAGGAGGTCCTACGCCGCCGCAACCGCCACCGCCGCGAGCGGTGACGCCGCTGGTCGAGCCGCTCGCTGGTCGAGCCGCCGGAGCCGCTAGGCGGAGGCGGCTTCGCGGCTCGACCAGCGGAGGGACCCTCAGACGCTCACGCGCTGCGGTGTCGCCGTCCGCAGACCGAGGCCGGCGGTGCGTACGTCCTTGGTCTCGCGTGCGGTCAGGGCGGCGACCACCGCGACGAGGCAGACCACCACCGTGTAGCCGGAGGTGACCACCCAGCCACCCTCGCGTACGCCGCCCAGAGCAGTGACGATCGACGGCGTGAACCCGGCCAGCATGAATCCGATCTGGGTGCCGATCGCGACGCCGGAGAAGCGCACCGGCGTGGAGAACATCTCGCCGTAGAACGAGGGCCACACCGCGTTGGCGGCCGCATAGCCGAAGGAGAACGTCACCACCGCGAGCACGAAGACGAGCAGCTCGCTGCCCTGGCTCATCGAGAGCAGGTAGAACGGCATCAGGACCGCACTGGCCACCGCACCGTAGATGAAGACCGGCTTGCGGCCGACCCGGTCGGCGAGCCGGCCGAACATCGGCTGGGTGAACAGCGCGGCGACATTGGCGGCCACGACCAGCCACAGGGTGATCGAGTCGACCATGCCGACCTCGACGCCGTAGGCGATGGCGAGGTTGCCGAAGACCGTGGAGACGGCGGCGATGAAGGCGCAGCAGACCACCCGGAGCACGTCGGCCCAGTGGTCGCGCAGCAGCACCGCGAGGGGCAGCTTGGCGACCTCGTTGTTGGCCTTGGCCTCCTCGAACTCGGGCGTCTCGTTGAGCCGGGCGCGGATGAAGAAGGCGACCAGCACGACGACGGCGGAGAGCCAGAACGGGATCCGCCAGCCGATGCCGTACTTGATGTCGTCGGGCAGCGCGACCACCGGGATGAACACCAGCGCGGCCAGGATCTGACCGCCCTGGGTGCCGGTCAGCGTCCACGAGGTGAAGAAGGATCGCCTGTCGTCGGGCGCGTGCTCGAGCGTCAGCGAGCTGGCCCCGGCCTGCTCGCCGGCCGCCGAGAGCCCCTGGAGCAGCCGGCAGAAGACCAGCAGTCCGGGCGCCAGCCAGCCGACCTGGTCAAACGTCGGCAGGCAGCCGATCAGGAACGTGCCGCCACCCATCAGCAGGAGGGTGAACAGCAGCACCTTGCGGCGGCCGATCCGGTCACCGAAGTGACCGACGAAGACGGCGCCGACCGGCCTGGCGACGTACGCGAAGGCGAAGGTCGCGAACGACATCACCAACGCGGAGTCGTCGGCGCTGGGGAAGAAGACGTGCGGAAAGATCAGCGCTGCGGCGGAGCCGAAGACGAAGAAGTCGTAGTACTCCACCGCGCTGCCCATGAAGCTGGCCAGTGCGGCTCTGATCGGGGTCTTGCCTTCGCGGTTCGCTCTGCCGTCGAGGTCAGGGCTGTCGGGGTCGGGTCCCGCCATCGGGTCCTCCTGGGGTAGGTCCGCGGTTTCCTGACCACGGACGGGTGGGGGATGGATCTGTTCGGTTCGAGGTCAGCCGGCTGCGGCCAGCTCGCGGAGGTGGGCGAGCATGCGGTCGGCATCGGGGTCGATGCCGGTGATCAGCCTGAAGGCGTCGACGGCCTGGTAGACCGCCATATGGCCCCCGTGAAGCGTCCTGCTGCCGGCGGCGCGTGCTGCCTCGAGCAGCGCGGTGTCCAACGGCCGGTAGACGATGTCCGCCACCCACAGGTCGGGGCGGAGGAGCTCGGTGTCCAGGGGTGTGCCTGGATGGTCGGCCATGCCGACCGGAGTGCAGTTGACCAGTCCGTCGGCCTCGGGAAGCACGGCGGCCAGCTTGTCGACCTGGATCGCCTCGACGGTGCTCGTGGGGTGGTGGCGGCGGATCTCCTCGACCCGCGCCTGCGCGCGGTCGACCTCCATGTCGGCGATGACGAGCCTCTCGACACCCTGGCTCGCCAGCGCGTGCGCGACGGCCGAGCCCGCCCCGCCTGCTCCCAGCTGGACGACGGTGCCGAGCGGAGCCCCCGGCATTCCCGTACGCAGCGCATGGCCGAACCCGGTCGTGTCGGTGTTGTAGCCGATCGCCTCGCCGCCCTCGAAGACCACGGTGTTGACCGCACCGAGGCTGGCCGCGGTCTCGTCGAGACGGTCGAGGTGCCCGATCACCAGCTCTTTGCACGGGTGGGTGATGTTGAGCGCGTCGAAACCCAAGCGCCGGGCATCCCTCATCAGGTCCCCCACCCCGTCGGCGGGGATCCCCAGATCGGCGATGTCGAGCGTCTTGTAGACGTAGGACAACCCGTGCTCGGCCGCCTCGCGCATGTGCAGCGCGGGGCTCAGCGAGGGTCCGACTCCCGCGCCGATCAGGCCGACCAGGAACGAAGACTTCATCCGGATGATCCTTAATGTACGAACTAGTACGTTATGAGAGTGAAGAGCATCACACCTCGCCCTGGATCGTCAACCCCACACGACGAGAGAGCCCGCCCCGCGATACGGGACGGGCTCTCTCGGCGGGTTTCGTCAGGAAGTCGTCAGCCAGCCGACGACGATGTCGCCGAGGATGCGGCGGTGGCGGGCGCGCACGTCGGGCGCGAGCATGTCGCGCCCGAAGAGGAAGCCGAAGGTGGCGCTGTTGGCGACCTGGAAGACGCAGTAGGAGCTGATCAGCATGTGCACGTCGAGGGCGTCGACGTCGTCGCGGAGCTCACCGGTGCCACGGCCACGAGCGAGGACGTCGTCGAGGAGCGAGGCGGCCGGCGTACCGAGGTCGCGCAGCGACTCGACCTTGCCCAGGTGCTGGCCGTGATGGATGTTCTCGACCGAGACGATGCGGATGAAGGCCGGGTGGTCGTGGTGGTGGTCGAAGGTCATCTCGGCGATCCTGCGCAGCGCGTCGACCGGCGCCAGGTCGTCGGCGCGCAGCGCCTGCTCGGTCTCGCGGATGCCGCGGTAGGCGGCCTCCAGCACGGCGAGGTAGAGCCCCTCCTTGCCGCCGAAGTAGTAGTAGATCATCCGTTTGGTCGTGCGGGTGCGCTCGGCGATCTCGTCGACCCGCGCCCCCGAGTAGCCCTGCTCGGAGAAGACCTCGGTCGCGATCTCGAGCAGCTCGGCCCGCGTGCGCTCGGCGTCTCGAAGTCGCTCGTCCGACCCCTGGGCGGACCGCTGGATTTCGACCATGCCACGAGCCTAGAGCACAGCCGTCTTCCCATCGTCGACCATTGTATGTACCGTTTCGTACATTAACCACGAACGGAGACCCATGCGCACCTCGATCGCCACCGTGTGCCTCAGCGGCGCCCTCGTCCAGAAGATGTACGCCGCGGCCGAGGCCGGCTTCAGTGCGATCGAGATCTTCGAGCCCGACCTCATCTCCGCACCCCAGTCCCCCGAGGAGATCCGGGCGCTCGCCGACCGCCTGGGGCTCTCCCTCGACCTCTATCAGCCCTTCCGTGACGCCGAAGGGGTCGACGAGGAGACCTTCGCGACCGTGCTCCACCGGGCGGAGGCGAAGTTCGCCCTGATGCGGCGGCTCGGGATCGAGACGATGCTCGTGTGCAGCAACGTCGCCACCGCGACCATCGATGACGACGAGGTCTCCGCCCGGCAGCTGCGCCGCCTGGGCGATCTGGCCGCGACGTACGGCGTGAAGCTGGCCTACGAGGCCCTGGCCTGGGGCAGGTTCGTCGACGACTACCGGCGCTCGTGGCGCATCGTCGAGCTCGCCGACCACGCAGCCGTCGGGATCTGCCTGGACAGCTTCCACATCCTCTCCCGTGGCCACGGCCCCAAGCAGATCGAGGAGATCCCTGCCGAGAAGATCTTCTTCCTCCAGCTCGCCGACGCACCCGCGCTGAGAATGGACGTGCTCTCCTGGAGCCGCCACCACCGCCTCTTCCCCGGCGAGGGCAGCTTCGACCTGCCGGCCTTCCTCGGCCACGTGCTCCGGGCGGGCTATGACGGGCCGCTCTCGCTGGAGGTCTTCAACGACACCTTCCGCCAGACCGATCCCGTGCGCACCGCCCGCCAGGCCCAGCGTTCGCTGCGCTGGCTCGCCGACCGCACCGCCGACCTGCTCGGCGAGGAGACCGGCCGGTCGGCTCCGCTCCCCCGGCTGCCCGAGGTTGCCGCGCCGGAGGCCTTCGACTTCGTCGAGATCAAGGCCCCCGACACCTCCGGGGTCGAGGTGCTGCTCGAGCAGATGGGGTTCGCCTTCGGCGGTCGCCACCGCAGCAAGCAGGTGCGCCTGTGGACCTGGGGCGAGGCGCGGATCGTGTGCAACGACGTGCCCAGCGCCTCCCCCGAGCCACACATCGCCGCCGTCGGCTTCGACGTCGCCGACTCGGACGCGGCCGCCGAGCGCGCGGCCCGACTGATGGCGCCGCCGGTCCACCGCCGGACCTACGCCGGCGAGCAGGCCCTACGTGCCTTCGCCTCGCCCGACGGCACCGAGGTCTTCCTCTCCCGGGCCGCAGACTGGATCGCGGAGTTCGACGGCGGCGTCTCGAGCGCTGACGAGCACAGCGCCCGCATCGACCACGTCAACCTGGTCCAGCCCTGGCACAGCTTCGACGAGGCGGTGCTGTTCTACACCAGCGTGCTGTCGCTGGCGCCACAGCCGGCCCAAGAGGTCGCGGGCCCCTCCGGTCTCGTGCGCAGCCAGGTGATGAGCTCACCCGCCGGCGGCGTACGTCTTCCCCTCAACCTGCTTCCGAACGGACAGCAGGGCCGCGCCCAGCACGTCGCGATCGTCTGTGACGACATCGTCGGCGTCGTGACCGCCGCCAGGGGGCGCGGCCTGCGACCGCTCGAGGTGCCCGGCAACTACTACGCCGACCTGGCGGCGCGGTTCGACCTGCCCGACGACCTGATCGACACCCTCCGCGATCTCGATCTCCTCTACGACCGCGACGCCGACGGCGAGTATCTGCACTGCTACACCGAGACCGTCGGCGAGGTCTTCTTCGAGCTCGTCGAGCGGCGCGAGCGCTACGCGGGCTATGGCGCGGGCAACGCCCCCGTCCGCCTGGTCAGCCAGGCCGGCTGACCCGACGCCGAGTCGGCTCGTCCTGACCTGAAAAGCCGCCGAGTCGGCGCGTCTTGACGCGCCGACTCGGCGGTTGAACCGGTCAGGACGAGCCGACTCGGCAGGGACTCGTCAGAAGTTGCCGCGAAGCTCCTGCTCACGCTCGATGGCCTCGAAGAGCGCCTTGAAGTTGCCCTTGCCGAAGCCGAGGGAGCCGTGACGCTCGATCAGCTCGAAGAAGACCGTGGGGCGGTCGCCGACGGGCTTGGTGAAGATCTGGAGCAGGTAGCCGTCCTCGTCGCGGTCGACGAGGATGCCACGCTTCTGCAGCTCCTCGATCGGCACCCGCACCTCACCGATCCGGGCACGCAGCTCGGCGTCCTCGTAGTAGGAGTCGGGGGTGTTGAGGAACTCGATGCCGGCATCGCGCAGCGCGTCGACGGTGGCGAGGATGTCGCCGGTGGCCAGCGCGAGGTGCTGGGCGCCGGGACCCTGGTAGAACTCCAGGTATTCGTCGATCTGCGACTTCTTCTTGGCGATCGCCGGCTCGTTGAGCGGGAACTTCACCCGGTGGTTGCCGTTGGCGACGACCTTCGACATCAGCGCGGAGTAGTCGGTGGCGATGTCGTCACCGATGAACTCGGCCATGTTGGTGAAGCCCATGACACGGCCGTAGAAGTCGACCCACTCGTCCATCTTGCCGAGCTCGACGTTGCCGACGACGTGGTCGAGGGCCTGGAAGAGCCGCTTCGGAGCGCCCTCGGGACGCTTGAAGGTCGAGGTGCGCGCCACGAACCCGGGCAGGTAGGGCCCGTCGTAGCCGCTGCGGTCGACCAGCGTGTGGCGGGTCTCGCCGTAGGTGCCGATCGCGGCGATGCGTACGGTGCCGTGCTCGTCGGTCACATCGTGAGGCTCCTCGAGCACGGTCGCACCCTGGGCGCGGGCGTGCTTGATGCAGCGGTCGACGTCGGGCACCTCGAGGGCGATGTCGACGATGCCGTCACCATGGCGGGCGTGGTGGGCGATGACCTCGCTCTCGGGCGCGACGCCGCCCTTGATCACGAACCGCACTCCCCCGCTGCGCAGCACGTAGGCGTGGTGGTCGCGGTTGCCGGTCTCGGGGCCGGAGTAGGCCTCCAGGTCCATGCCGTAGGCGGAGATGAAGAAGTGGGCGGTCTGGGTGGCGTTGCCGACCGCCCAGACGACCGCGTCCCAGCCGGTGACCGGGAAGGGATCGGAGGTGTCGTCGTAGGCGACCAGGCCGACGAGCTGCTCGAGCTCGGCGAGCCCGAGGCCGGCGAGCTTCTCTTGGTTGGTGAGGGTGTCTGCGATCGTCATGCGGGCAAGTCAAGTGGGCCGGATCACACCAAACAAGTTGACCATCGACGACTGAACAATCTGCGATATCCGACCAGCCTGCACACTCAAACACTAGACATTCTGACTACCATGAGGGCATGTCTTTGGACGACCTCGACGTAGCCCTGCTGGAGACCCTGCACGCTCACCCGCGGGTCGGTGATCTGGAGCTCTCCCGCGTCACCCGGGTCGCCCGCGCCACCGTGCAGAGCCGGCTGCGCAAGATGGCCGAGGCGGGCGTGATCCGCGACTGGGCGCCGACCATCGATCCGGCAGCCGCGGGCCACGCCGTGCAGGCCTTCGTGACCCTGGAGATCTCCCAGGGCGCCCTCGACGACGTCCGTGACGACCTCGCCGAGATCCCCGAGGTGCTGGAGGCGTATGTGACCACCGGCTCCTTCGACGTCTTCTGCAAGGTGGCGACCGCGTCCCACACCAAGCTGCAGGAGGTGCTCGTACGCATCGACCAGTCGCACGCCGTGGTCCGCTCGACCAGCGTGGTCACCCTGTCCACGCTGATCGAGCCACGTACGTTGGACCTGCTGCGCACCGGCGCGAGAGCTCGTTGACAGGTCCGCCTAGGCGCAGCAGGGCGATGCCTCCTCGGCCGTCGCGCACATGAGCGGAGCCTCGCCGAGCACGGTGTAGACCTCCCAGCGCTCGCCGTCCGGCGCACCTTCGACCCAGAACTTGTCCTGCTTGGCATAGCAGCATTCGGTGCCGCGCTCCTCGATCGAGGCGAACCCGGCATCGGCCAGGCGGGTCTGCTCCGCATCGACGATGTCGGTGTCGGCGACCTCGACCCCGAGGTGGTTGAGCGAGCCGCCCCTGCCCGGGCTCTCCATCAGGACCAGCTTGAGCGGTGGCTCGGCGACAGCGAAGTTCGCATAGCCGCGGCGGACCTTCGCGGTCTCAGTGGCGAAGAGCTTGGTGTAGAACGCGATCGACGACTCGAGGTCGTCGACGTTGAGGGCCAGCTGCAGGCGTGACATCGGAATCTCCTTACATAGATGAACGTCTATGTAGCCGAGATTGCCGCCCACATCGACATCAGTCAATATAGATATATGTCGAATTCCATGTCCGCTGCGCTGGAGCTGACCCCGATCGGCGAGGCGGCCTGCTGCCCGCCGCTGACCAAGCAGCCCATCACCGCCCAGCAGGCCGCTTCGGTGGCGCCGATGCTCAAGGCGCTGGCAGATCCCGTACGCCTCCGGCTGCTCTCCCTCGTCGCCGCGCACGAGGACGGCGAGGCGTGCGTGTGCAACCTCAACGACGCCTTCGACCTCTCCCAGCCGACCATCAGCCACCACCTCAAGGTGCTCCACGGCGCGGGCCTGCTCGACCGCGACAAGCGCGGCACCTGGGTCTACTACCGCGTACGCCGCGAGGCGCTCGCCGGCCTCGGCACCTTGCTCGGTGGGGCGGTGTGAACGGGCTCGCACGACGGCTCCTCGCCGAAGGCGTCGGCACCGCGCTCCTCGTCTGCGTCGTGGTCGGCTCGGGTATCGCGGCCGAGCAGCTCTCCCCCGACGACGTCGGTCTGCAGCTGCTGGAGAACTCGCTGGCCACCGTCTTCGGGCTGGCGACCCTGATCCTTCTCCTCGGTCCGGTCTCCGGGGCCCACTTCAACCCGGCCGTGTCCCTGGCCGACTGGTTCCTCGGCCGCCGCGACGGCAGCGGGCTGAGCCTCCCGGAGGTCGGGGCGTACGCAGCGGCCCAGTGCGTCGGCGGTATCGCCGGTGCGATCGTGGCCAATCTGATGTTCGGCGTCGAGACCACCCTCTCGGCCACGGACCGTGCCTCCGGCCCGCACTTCCTGGCCGAGGTCGTCGCCACGGCGGGCCTGGTCGCCCTGATCTTCTCGCTGGTCCGCACCGGGCGGGCCGCCGTCGCCGCGCCCGCGGTCGGGGCCTACATCGGCGCCGCCTACTGGTTCACGAGCTCGACCAGCTTCGCCAACCCGGCGGTCACGATCGGCCGGGTCTTCTCCGACACCTTCGCCGGCATCGCGCCGGGCAGTGTCCCCGCGTTCGTCGCGGCCCAGGCGCTGGGCGCCGTCGTCGGCGTGGTCCTGGTGCTGGCCCTCTACCCGACGACCTCGGGAGAGCCCGACCGCGAGCCGTCCCTCATCGACGAACCTCTGCCGGGGCGCTAGGCAGCTCCACCGAGACTCGCAGCCCGCCCCCTGCACGAGGCAGGACGGCGAGGTGGCCGTCGTGGGCGTGGGTGATGCTCTTGACGATCGCCAGGCCCAGGCCGACGCCCACCTGGTCACCATGGATGCGCTGCGTGCCTCGCTGGAACGGCTCGGTGAGCGTGGCGACCAGCTCGCGGGAGAGCTCCTCACCGGTGTTGGCGACGGTGAGCACGGCGCTCTTCTCGTTGGCCGCGATGGTGACCGTGACGGAGCCGCCGGGCAGGTTGTGGACGATCGCGTTGTGCACCAGGTTGGTCGTCAGCTGGAGCAGCAGCGCGTAGGACCCGAGAGCCTGAGCCTGCTGGCCGGGCGTCGAGATCGTCAGGCCGCGCTGCTCGGCGAGCGGTAGCAGCACCTCGACCGCCTCCTCGACGACCAGCGACAGGTCGACCGGCTCGCGCCCGAAGGAGCGCCGGTCGGCACGGCTGAGCACGAGCAACGCCTCGGTGAGGTCGATGGCGCGGGTGTTGATGAGCCGCAGCCGCTCGACGAGCTCGCCCACGTCGGGATCGGGGTCGTTGCGGGCCACATCGAGGAGCGTCTGCGTGATGGCCAGCGGCGTACGCAGCTCGTGGGAGGCGTTGGCGGCGAACCGTTGCTGCTCGGCCACCTGCGCCTCCAGCCGAGCGAGCATGTCGTCGAAGCCGTCGGCGAGCTCGCGGAACTCGTCGCCCCGACCCTCGAGCTCGATCCGGTGCGAGAGCGATCCCCCGGCGGCCTCCCGGGTGGCCTCGGTGATCTTCGTCAGCGGAGCCAGCATCCGGCCGGCCAGGATCCAGCCTCCCACCAGGCCGAACAGGAGCAGCACACCCAGCATCGTCGCTGCTCGTGGAGCGAAGGCGCGCTCGAGGTCGGAGCGGTTGGGCACGAACGGCGAACCCCGACCGGGCGCCTGCGGCCACTCCATCCACACCCCGTCGGGCACATACCTGAGCAGGAAGACCCACACCACGGCGAGCAGCAGCGCGCCGGTGACCACGATCACCGCGGCATAGCTGAGCGTGAGCTTGAGCCGCACGCTCATCCCCGGGGGTCTGGCTGCTCTAGCCACTCGGCTCATCCGCATCGATGCGGTAGCCCACACCCGGCACCGTCGCGATGATCGCAGGCTCGCCGAGCCGCTTGCGCAGGGCCGAGACGGTGATGCGTACGGCGTTGGTGAAGGGGTCGGCGTTCTCGTCCCAGGCCCGCTCCAGCAGCTCCTCGGCGCTGATCACGCCGCCTTCGGCAGCGGCGAGCACCTCGAGCACCGCGAACTGCTTGCGGGTCAGCGCGACGTAGCGTCCGTCTCGGTAGACCTCCCGGCGGAACGGGTCGACCCGCAGGCCGGCGATCTCGCGCACCGGAGGCCGGCTGTGGGCGCGGCGCCGGTCGAGGGCCCGCAGCCGCAGCACCAGCTCACGCAGCTCGAACGGCTTGGTCAGGTAGTCGTCGGCACCCAGCTCGAAGCCGGAGGCCTTGTCGTCGAGGCGGTCGGCCGCGGTGAGCATCAGGATCGGCATCCCGGTGCCGGAGGCGACGATGCGCTCGGCGATCTCGTCGCCCGACGGCCCGGGGATGT
The sequence above is drawn from the Nocardioides albertanoniae genome and encodes:
- a CDS encoding aldehyde dehydrogenase family protein → MESLYIGGEWRSAVGGGTRTILCPADGQRVGEVDEAGAEDTRAAIAAARAAFDDGAWAATPARERGDLLLKVADLLERDTALVARAESLDTGKRLVEGEYDVADVVSVFRHFGHTATEEAGRVVDTGDPGVKSRIVHEPVGVCGLITPWNYPLLQVAWKVAPCLAAGNTFVLKPSEITPHTAIHLMKVLEEAGLPAGVGNLVLGEGPTAGAPLSEDPRVDLVSFTGGLATGRRLMANAAATVKKVALELGGKNPNIVFADAVQDPAQRETAIDYALMAVFLHSGQVCSAGARLIVQDTIKDDFVAELVRRAEQIRLGGPFDADAETGPLTSSAHRDKVEAYVAKGLAEGATLLTGGRRPDDPDLQDGFYYLPTILDDCTTEMSVTQDESFGPVLTVETFTDENDAVRIANDSIYGLAGAVWTTDAGRAERVAARLRMGTVWINDFHPYVAQAEWGGYKQSGLGRELGQAGLGEYRETKHIWHNIDPVPQRWFEPTDTKDK
- a CDS encoding NAD(P)/FAD-dependent oxidoreductase; its protein translation is MNKQDHVVVVGGGYAGVMAANRLTKRDDIAITLVNARDHFVERIRLHQLAAGNDDAVADYADVLSPRVRLVVGTVSAISAAARTVVLKDGQEVAYDYLVYAVGSTGTMQAAGAAEHAYGVASFEEATRLRAVLDATPTQAPVVVVGGGPTGIEVASELAELGRNVSMVCGDGLGPWLHEKGRADADRALRGLGVGIIEGARVSEVLEGRVRLDDGRELASAVTIWTAGFTTPDLARASGLSTDDLGRLVTDETLTSLDDDRIIATGDASAPSGDPYRMSCQAANQLGPLAAETVLSRLAGHRPEPISISFVGQCISIGRGLGLLNFARRDDSAVRARIHGAPAAKIKELVCRSTVWALSMEARHPGFTPKVTDRSRAGRVRASEAAPLASVGRA
- a CDS encoding RNA polymerase sigma-70 factor produces the protein MTPETELEFEELRPLLFSIAYRILGSVSEAEDAVQETWLRLAAAGTQPDSLKAYLSTVVTRISIDVLRSARMRRETYVGPWFPEPLPTDSHGGEREDVYGSPERASELADSVSMAALMLLERLSPLERAVFVLREVFHFGFADIATAVDRSEAACRQLASRARRHMDDGKTRFEADRRKRAELADRFFEALRDGDLDDLRALLAADVETVNDGGGVAGGVGGRFGAEKAARILITAVPPLLAIGARLEQRELNGEPGAILRDADGSVLGTWTLDILDGQIQRIRSVTNPDKLGHLGPVADLKEVLRRRNRHRRER
- a CDS encoding MFS transporter codes for the protein MAGPDPDSPDLDGRANREGKTPIRAALASFMGSAVEYYDFFVFGSAAALIFPHVFFPSADDSALVMSFATFAFAYVARPVGAVFVGHFGDRIGRRKVLLFTLLLMGGGTFLIGCLPTFDQVGWLAPGLLVFCRLLQGLSAAGEQAGASSLTLEHAPDDRRSFFTSWTLTGTQGGQILAALVFIPVVALPDDIKYGIGWRIPFWLSAVVVLVAFFIRARLNETPEFEEAKANNEVAKLPLAVLLRDHWADVLRVVCCAFIAAVSTVFGNLAIAYGVEVGMVDSITLWLVVAANVAALFTQPMFGRLADRVGRKPVFIYGAVASAVLMPFYLLSMSQGSELLVFVLAVVTFSFGYAAANAVWPSFYGEMFSTPVRFSGVAIGTQIGFMLAGFTPSIVTALGGVREGGWVVTSGYTVVVCLVAVVAALTARETKDVRTAGLGLRTATPQRVSV
- a CDS encoding shikimate dehydrogenase, whose protein sequence is MKSSFLVGLIGAGVGPSLSPALHMREAAEHGLSYVYKTLDIADLGIPADGVGDLMRDARRLGFDALNITHPCKELVIGHLDRLDETAASLGAVNTVVFEGGEAIGYNTDTTGFGHALRTGMPGAPLGTVVQLGAGGAGSAVAHALASQGVERLVIADMEVDRAQARVEEIRRHHPTSTVEAIQVDKLAAVLPEADGLVNCTPVGMADHPGTPLDTELLRPDLWVADIVYRPLDTALLEAARAAGSRTLHGGHMAVYQAVDAFRLITGIDPDADRMLAHLRELAAAG
- a CDS encoding TetR family transcriptional regulator, whose amino-acid sequence is MVEIQRSAQGSDERLRDAERTRAELLEIATEVFSEQGYSGARVDEIAERTRTTKRMIYYYFGGKEGLYLAVLEAAYRGIRETEQALRADDLAPVDALRRIAEMTFDHHHDHPAFIRIVSVENIHHGQHLGKVESLRDLGTPAASLLDDVLARGRGTGELRDDVDALDVHMLISSYCVFQVANSATFGFLFGRDMLAPDVRARHRRILGDIVVGWLTTS